The Candidatus Neomarinimicrobiota bacterium genome includes a region encoding these proteins:
- the hslU gene encoding HslU--HslV peptidase ATPase subunit (heat shock protein involved in degradation of misfolded proteins) — MKELTPRQIVKELDRYIVGQQAAKKSVAIAMRNRWRRMQVPDHLREEIMPN; from the coding sequence ATGAAAGAATTAACCCCCCGACAGATTGTCAAGGAGCTGGACCGTTACATCGTAGGGCAGCAGGCGGCCAAGAAATCGGTGGCCATTGCGATGCGCAACCGCTGGCGGCGCATGCAGGTTCCGGATCACCTGCGGGAAGAAATCATGCCCAAC